The DNA sequence CCTGCAAGTGGTGCGATGATCGCAACCAAAAACCGCCGTCTTACCGGACAGTCGTGGATTTCATTAATAAGAAATGGACCAAAGGGCAACGACTTCTAGTAAGAGATAAATTGGAGTGGGATCGCTTGTACAGACCCTTCGTTCGCAGGGATTGGGAAAAAGAACCAGTCAACGGGACATGGTTTGGGGACGCCAAACAACTGGACATCTGGGTGATATATCGTGGAAAACCTATCCGCCCCTGGATTACCGCCTGGCTTGATGCCCGGTCGAGAAAGTTCGTTGGGCATATTTTGTGGCCAACGCATAATTCCTGGACCATCGCGCAAAGTTTTGTCTATGCCGTGAGTAAACACGGTGCACCGAAGACGGTTTATATCGATCATGGCAAAGATTACAAATCAACCATGCTGGCAGGCACGAAGGTTAAAGACGGACCAACGATTAAGCTATTTGAAGGGATTGAAAAAACGATCATTCTCGGTGCTTGGAGAGATTCAGGATGTAATGTTCTCTACAGCGCACCCTACAACCCACCTGAAAAAAATATCGAATCGAATTGGAATGGAGTTAATCAGATATGTGCTGATCTATCCGCTTATTGCGGAAATGGCAAGAATCGTGGCCTACAAAAAAAGGCGCTTCAAGATATAAAGGCCGGGCGAGGCATGGAATGGGAAGATTTCGTATCCATATTCGATCAGAAGATGAAAGAACGAAACGCCAAACCGCATTCCCAAACCGGGGTTCCCCCCGATTCTTTTTACGAAAATTTCACGCCCATTATTCCCAGCCAGGAGCTTTTGGACTACCTCCTCATGGACGTCCATCTTAAGAAAGTGAAGGACTCCACTGTTACCATAGAGGGCTTGGTTTATCGGGGTGAAGAACTTTGGAGACTCGCCGGTGAAGAGGTAGAAATTCGACGTGATCCCCAAAATATTACCCGCGCTGTGATTATATACAAGGGTAAAGTCTTTGGCTCCGCCTACCTGGAACAAGCCGATCATTACAAAAGTGCTATTACTCTCGACAGCGTGAAAACAGCCCGGCGCATTCGCAAGAGAACGAAGAAATGGCGGGAGCTTGTTATCGAGAATCAGGATTTTATAGATGACCCGCTACGCATGGCGGTGGAGCTGGACAGCGAAGGAACCCCGAGGCAGCGAGACATCCGGCCCGTCGACAGCAAGGTCGTCGGGATTAACAAAAAATCCCGGATCGCGAAGGATGTTAAAAAGGCCTTGCGAGAAGGGGAAAGGCAACAACAGGAGAGAAAAACGGCCGTTGGCGGCGGCGATAGTCTCATCAGCCAGTTACTATCAAGTTTTGAGCGGGAAAAAGACGTTGAGGAGGCCCCGAGATATAGGCTCGTAGATTTGGACATTGACGATTAAGGGAGGTCATACATTGGAGACGGCCTTAAAGGAAAATCCGGATATTCAGCGAGAAGATTATATTTACAAGGAGACCTGCGCGCGGTTTTTCCGTTATAAGAAGAAATTTGGCGAGACGAACGAGACGGCCGCAGATTTGATGGGGAAGCCGCCGGAGCTTGTATCCAAGTATCTTAAAAACGACCTGGATTCTCATGCAAAGATGGTAATCCAGGGAACTATCCGTAATTTTTTAAACCATAATGAGCGATCTAATCCCCTACCCGAAGGACCGGTCTTTTCTACTACAACGGTCTCTCGCGATATATGGGAGGTTTGCCAATGGGTCCAAAAATCTGGGGTGATGGGTTTGATTACCGGACCCGCAGGTGTGGGCAAAACCATGACGATCTCAAAATATAAGAAAAAACATGAAACTGCGCTCGTTCTGACCTGCGGTGTTACGGTGAAGTGTTTGGGCGCGATTTTGGAAGCTGTAGCCGAGAAACTCGGTATTAAGCTCTATGGCCGGACGAATTCAATATATTTAGACCGGATTGGTGAGCGTTTAAGGGAAACCCACCGGCTATTGATTTTCGATGAGGCGCATTTTTTAGACTGGTCGGCTTATGAGGCGATTCGGCAACTATGGGATCTGAGTCAAACGGGCATTGTTTACGTTGGCCAACAGCGTGTCTTGGCTCAGATGAGAGGCAAAAGGAACACGTACTTATACGATCAAATATTCAGTCGCATCGCTGTAAGACGACAGGTAGGCGGAGACATTTCAAGGGACGATGTGAAGCTAATCGCAGGGTCATTTTGTCCTGAATTAGATCGAAGGAGTATCGATTTCTTACATCAGAAGGCCACTGGCGATGGCCATTTCCGGACATTGACCAATGTTTTGAAGTTAACAGTCCAAATGTCCGAGATGTCCCAAAAACCCATAAATTTAAGCCTTCTCCAGCAGGCATTCAGATTTCTAATGGCGTAAGAAGGGGGTTATCATGATTGAAGCAAGCGATTTATCTCCTGAGGCAAAAAGGGTCTGGGAGAGCCTTGACGAAGGATTACAAAAGACTATTCAAAAGGACAATCCCTTCCGAGTCGAGCGTGACAACGCCATTTTTGGACTGAGCAAAAGAGGCGTTAAGGTTGATATCCTGGCCGAAATAACGGGCGTAAGCCGGAACGCGGTTCATCGCATCATAATGAGACTCGCTTACCCGGTGAGCGACCGGCCATATAGCCGAAAGCGGAGACCGGCCAAATCCAGGATAAATCTGGAGGCCTTATATAGGGAACTTTTATTCGGTCTTAATAAGGCATTCGGGAGAGGAGGCGATGAAACTAACGCCAAGTAAGGGCAAAGGAGGGATTGCCGTGATTAGTAAGGACCAAATCAAATTGATCTGGGTACTGGCCCGGCAACTGGATCTGGATAGCGATGAGCTCCACGAAGTGGTTACCGGGATCACCGGCAAAGACTCGATTAAGGCCCTTTCGGTCGGGGAAGGTATAGAGGTTGTTAACACCATGATCCGGGCCGGGGGCAGAGTGAAGAAAAAGAGGAGGCCCCGGCGAAAGTTGCCGCCCAATGTGGTGGAGATGGTAACCAGCGAACAGCTAAGTTATATCAGTTACTTAGAGAAAAGACTCGGCTGGCAGGGCAACCCGGAACGTCTGGGGGGCTTTGTCAGGAGAATCATAAAAAGGGAGGTGGTAAGGACCAAACAGGAGGGAATCAAGGTTATTCAAGGGTTAAAGAGCATGGTTAACAGGAATAAAGGAGGTGGAATAGATGGAGCCAACGAAATGTCAGGAAACTAAAGGGCCTGGTCAGGGAAAGGAAATGACCCCAGAGTCGCTTTATGATTTAGCAGCCACGCTCAATATCTGTCGTGCCAAGGTTGATTTTATCGTCGACGTTTTTACCCAGGATGGACCCTCAACTTTTCGGTTCTCAGAAAGTGGTCTTTATGGGTTTTACCTGGTTCTTAGAAATATCTCAGAGGATATGGAACATGTGAGCGATGGAATATCAGAAAACGACAGTGAGAGTCGCCGTGAAATTAAACGGCTTACGGAGGCGCTCAACAAACGGGAGCCTTTACCGAAGGTTGCCACCGGGTAAAGGCTCCTTAACAAACACCGGGTATTAACCCAGTCAGGAGGTACGAATAGCATGGCAAAGGACAAAAGTCAAGAAACACGGGACGATGTAGAACAAGAAACTTTTGATTTTGAAGGCCTTGAATTGAGGCCTATACAGCTTTTGGGGCGATTGCTTATGCTGTCAGCGGTTTCTGGTGCGCAGATGCAAGCAGAGGATATGGTCGCCTTGGGTCTTCTTCTCAAATTATATGCCGATCATTTTAGAAAAACACAAACAGAAGAGGCCAGACCACAAGTATAATCTAAAAAACCTTGCCCTGGATAGGCTCGCTACCGAAAGGGCGGTACCCTCACCGCCCCTCCAGGGTTTTAAAATGAGGGACAGCAACTAAGAGGGGGTTGCATGGATACTGTGCAGCCCCCTTTATTTTTTAAAGGAGATAAGACCATGCAAAAGGAAGAAAAAAGCTTACTTGATGAGGCCTTGAGGATCTATAAGGTTCCGCCGGAGTACGTTTTCGCAAGCCGCGTGTATGATGAAATCGACCAGGTGGTTATTGTGACAAACGGAGGCAAGAGAATCCGGCACCGTAGGGGTGAAGAGGCGCAGTTTGAGCTGTCCCAGGTGGAGATCACCGGGGAATTGCCTCAAGATGAAATGGTATGGAACGAAAAGCTTAACCAAAGAATCAGTGTCAAGAGCGTCTTAAAAACAATCAAAAAATAGAATCCAAAGGAGAAAGAAGGACTATGAACAGAGAAAAGGTATTGAAAGATATAGAAAGGACCCTTTTTTATAGTGATGTGCAGGTAGGACTGAACCCAGTCGAAAAGCTTGGGGCCGCCCTTATCAAGCTTTTCGTGCCCGAATATGACACCAGGGGCGTGGGGGCCTTCAACAGTCTTCGTGATGCCTATGTCCACTTTACAGGTGACGATGACATAAATGGCATGTTTTACCCTCACAAGGCGTCTAAAGAGTTACGGGCCTGTGCTGATTTCGCCTCCAATTCCTTTGCTTTTGGCTTGCAAAATGCCCTAAGCATGTACTTATCCAAGACGTACAAGGCTTTTCCTTATCATGAAGAGATCCTTATCTCCGAAAAGAAGAAGGCCACGGACTTTAGAAAAATCCATTCAGTCCAGTTGGGCTATTTGGGCGATCTTCCCGATGTGGACCCGGAGGCTGCCAACTACGATAGCGTAGAACAGTATGCCGATACGGAGTCGCAATACGATCTGGGCCATAAAGGTGCCATCCTATGGGTTACCAGGAGGCATATTCTGAATGACAGCATCGGTCTGGTAAAAGACATGGTCAAAAGGATGGCACGTAGCGCCCGAAAGACCCATGCCAGATATGTCTGGAATTTTTATATCAATAACGCTACATGCCCGGACGGGACGGCCTGGTTCACCACTGAGCATGGGAACCTTGGCAATAACGCCCTCGATCTAGCCCCTCTGGTGACCGCTATAACAGCACTGGCGAACATGACGGAACCCGGGCCAAGCGCAGAAAAGTTGGGCCTGGATCTCGCTACTTTTAACTGGCACCTGGTTGTGCCTATTGATTTGTGGGATCTCGCGGTAAAGAAAAACCAAGGCCGGGATTACTATGAATCCGATGATCTGACCACAAAAGTCCCTAATCCTTGTCAACGGCTATTTGGCGATCGCAACGAGAGGATCGTTACCTGCCCGTTTATGACGGATACAAATGACTGGGGAGTTATCAGGGATCGGGAAGACGTACCCATTGTTGAAATGTCCTACATGTGGGGACACGAAGAGCCCGAGTTTATTATTGAAGAAGGCCCCACAGAAGAGCATGTCTTCACAGCGGACAAGATTGGTTACAAGATCAGGCATGAATACGGCGGCACCCTGGCCGGTCATCCGGGTGGATATAAATCTGTCGTAACAGAATAAGATCCCAGAGCCAGGCTTTCCTCCTTTCCCTGGCTGCCCAACCCGGGGCGATTTTGCCGCCGGAATAATCGCCCCGGTCCCTGGGAATTGATAAAAGATCATGCAAATCAGCCCTTTTTTAACCGATATAGCCAAGTCCTATAATCCCAAGGTCGAATATGTGGCTTTTTGTGATTTACCAGGTACACAGTTAGGAGAAGCCGGAAGGCCACGTGCGACAGAAGAATATAAGATTTTTATAGATAGAAACAAGTTAATTTGTCCCTATCAGGCACTTTTCGTCCTTTTTCATGAAATAGGACACATAGAGCTTTACCACCTTGGCTATAGATTTTACAAAGGAAGCCATTCCAATCAAGAGGATCAAGCCGATAATTGGGCCTTTAATCAAATGGGTATTCTGGACAACCAGGGAAGGGTAAAAGAAGAAGAAATTCTTTGCTTTAAATGTATAAAAGAGCAATCCCGGAAGTGTTTAAAGGGCCTTGTACTTTGAATGAAGAGAGAAGATGAAATTCTTGATATTCTTAATAGCCCTGAGTATTTTTACTGTGAAAGGACACGATGCCGATTGCGGATCGCGGTCTGTATTAAACGGCAAGAGGAATTTTCCTTTCCGGTTTGTGAAGGATGCAGCCAGGGACCTAAAAATCAGCTTATGGCACAACCAGGAGGCGACATGTTAGAAAATCCAAAGCCAGAAGAGCAGGTAGGCGTAAGGCTATGTGAAGATTGTCAAGAGAAGCCTACAATGTCTCCAGGCTGCCCATATTGCCCAAGCTGCATGTCCAGGAGGGCACAGAAAGCGCGAAAGCTTCAGGGGAGCAGCCCCAAGACGCCCAGGCGAGAAGCTCAGAAGGGCGTAAATAAAGCGAAACTGGCTCCATGGGACAAATGCCTACCCCAGCCAAGGGAATCGTTTACAGAGGCCGATACAGCCCTTAAAGTCGATTTTGGCAAGCATGCCCACATCCTCAGAGAGATCGAAAAGCTGGCTGAACAGCAAATAAGGCCGGTTGAACTTCAGGTTATTTATATGCTCAAGACTTGTCTGGACGGGATGGGTTCCACGGCATAACCCCACTTTAGAAAAACACACCGGTTGAAATGCGGTTTAAACGGCAGTTAATCGACCTTTCAACAGCCCCTTTTTGATTCCAATTTGACACCAAATTTCCCCAAATTTGAACCCGCAGTTTGCGACAAACCTCTTTGCACTTGCGTCAAACCTCTTTGCAGCTAATATATGTCTATTTTGGGGGCATTTTTTCTTGACAAATTAAAGCCCTGGCCATATAGTGGCGAAAAGGGGAGTAAAGTGGATTAAAGTGGGGCAAAATCTATTTCGGAGGCAGAAATAGGGTGTTTCGTGGCAGGTCAACACATACCCTGGATAGTAAGGGCCGCTTAATTATCCCGGCGCGGTTTCGCGAGGTTCTCAGGGCCGGGTACGATGACCGCCTTATTATAACCAATCTCCACCGTTGCTTAGTAGCCTACCCTTTTGAAGAGTGGCGGCTGATTGAGAATAAAACGGCTTCTCTATCTGCCATAGACGAGAATGTCAAGGCCTTTTTAAGGTTGTTTATCTCCGGCGCTGTGGAATGCCCTCTGGACCGGCAGGGGAGGGTCCTCATTCCTCCCAGCCTTCGTGAATATGCGGACCTGAATAAAGAGATTGTATTAGCCGGGATGCTTAAAAACTTTGAGATATGGGATAAGGCCCTATGGGATGAGGAGATCAGTAAATCCCGGGAGAATTATCCGCAACTGAGCGCAACATTAGCCCAAATCGGGATTTAATTTTGACCCTGGAAAACCCGTGACCAGATGGCATGTACCCGTTATGCGTGAGGAAGTCCTTCATCATCTGGACTGTCATCCTGGCGGCATATATGTTGATGGAACCGTAGGCATGGGAGGTCACGCCGCGGCTATATTAGAAAGAATCAAACCTGAGGGGAGCTTGGTCGGTATTGACTGGGATGAGGACTCTCTGCATATAGCGCGTGAGCATTTAGCCCCCTTCGGCAACCGTGTTATCCTGGTAAAAGGGAATTTTGCCGACTTGCCGCTTATAGCGCAAGAGCTGAAGATTGAAAAGGTTGACGGGGTATTACTGGATCTGGGCATTTCTTCTTATCATCTGGAGCAGAGCGGCCGGGGGTTCAGCTTTAAACAGGATGAAATACTTGATATGCGCATAGACAAACAAAATCCATTGACTGCCCGGCATATTGTTAACCGTTTCCCTGAGAGAGAACTGGAGAAGATTATAAAGGAATTCGGAGAAGAAAGGTGGGCGCGGAGGATTGCCAAGGTAATCGGCCGGCAGCGGGAAAGAGAGCCGCTTAACACCGCCGTACAACTGGCTTCGCTGGTTGCTTCGGCCATACCGCGCAAGTTCCACCCCGCCAATATTCATCCGGCCACACGTACGTTTCAGGCCTTGCGGATCGCGGTCAACCGGGAATTAGAGAATCTGGCCCGTGCGATACAGGGTATTGTCGGTCTCCTCAAGCCGGGGGGGCGGTTCTGCATTATTTCCTTTCACTCCCTCGAAGATAGAATTGTCAAAAGAAAATTCCAGGAGATGGAACAGACCGGACTCATGGGTGAACGGCCTGTGTTGCGTCGGATTACACGTAAACCCATTATTCCGTCACCTGAGGAATGTGCCGCTAACCCGCGGGCCCGCAGCGCTAAGTTAAGGGTGGCGGAGCGGCTCGCGGCTTAAAGGAGGATTAAGCATGTCTAATGTTTCTACCATTCGCTTGCCCAAAAGGGCATTTATCGGAAACCTGGCCGTCGGAAAGAAGGCTAAACACAAGACCGCCAGGTTATCCTTGCCCGGCGGAAAAATTGCCCTGGCGTGCAGCCTGGCGATATGTCTCCTGTCACTTGTGGCATTAGGAAGCACGATTACAGAAAGCGAGTCACAGGGGATCGTTGCCGGGAAACAAAATAAGAAACTTCTAAGCGAAAATCACAGATTACAGCAGGAATGGAAATATCTAAAATCTCCGGCACGGATAGAACAATTGGCAAAATGTGAACTGGGATTGCAACGTCCATCCAAAGAACAGCTTGTGATTATTAGATGAAAAGGGAAACCGGTAAGCGTAAGAATTATGCCCCCTATATTATTATCCTGGCGATCCTTATATCAGGGTCGGGCATTCTATTAGCCCGTGCCTTTCATGCAGGCGAACAGGATAAGAAAATTCCGGGGCATGGCCGCACTCCGGAACCTGCCTTATCCCTTGCTCCTTATCGAGGCGGCATTTTTGACCGGAGCTACAGAGAGCTGGCTGTAACCGCTAGCGCCTACTCCGTTTATGCCTATCCTCTGGATGTTGACGATCCGGCCCAGACGGCGGCCGCCCTTTCCAACACACTCAGAATCAACGAAAAAGATCTACTCAAGATGCTCGAGTGTGAGAAGGCCTTTGTATGGATAGCCCGTCGTGTGGCCTCCCATCAGGCAGAGATGATAAAGAATCTCAAGCTCAAGGGTATACATTTTATTAATGAAAACTGCCGCCTCTATCCCCGGAACAGCCTGGCCGCTCAGATTATAGGCTTTGCCGATACGGATGGCCACGGCATAGAGGGATTAGAGTCAGCCTATGATGATCTCCTGTGCAGCACCCCTTTGTCACTTCAGAAGAAGTGCGACGAGTCAACCCGCTTGACATTCAATGGCGG is a window from the Thermodesulfobacteriota bacterium genome containing:
- the mraZ gene encoding division/cell wall cluster transcriptional repressor MraZ is translated as MFRGRSTHTLDSKGRLIIPARFREVLRAGYDDRLIITNLHRCLVAYPFEEWRLIENKTASLSAIDENVKAFLRLFISGAVECPLDRQGRVLIPPSLREYADLNKEIVLAGMLKNFEIWDKALWDEEISKSRENYPQLSATLAQIGI
- a CDS encoding DUF1018 domain-containing protein, whose amino-acid sequence is MKLTPSKGKGGIAVISKDQIKLIWVLARQLDLDSDELHEVVTGITGKDSIKALSVGEGIEVVNTMIRAGGRVKKKRRPRRKLPPNVVEMVTSEQLSYISYLEKRLGWQGNPERLGGFVRRIIKREVVRTKQEGIKVIQGLKSMVNRNKGGGIDGANEMSGN
- the rsmH gene encoding 16S rRNA (cytosine(1402)-N(4))-methyltransferase RsmH; translated protein: MTRWHVPVMREEVLHHLDCHPGGIYVDGTVGMGGHAAAILERIKPEGSLVGIDWDEDSLHIAREHLAPFGNRVILVKGNFADLPLIAQELKIEKVDGVLLDLGISSYHLEQSGRGFSFKQDEILDMRIDKQNPLTARHIVNRFPERELEKIIKEFGEERWARRIAKVIGRQREREPLNTAVQLASLVASAIPRKFHPANIHPATRTFQALRIAVNRELENLARAIQGIVGLLKPGGRFCIISFHSLEDRIVKRKFQEMEQTGLMGERPVLRRITRKPIIPSPEECAANPRARSAKLRVAERLAA
- a CDS encoding Mu-like prophage major head subunit gpT family protein, producing MNREKVLKDIERTLFYSDVQVGLNPVEKLGAALIKLFVPEYDTRGVGAFNSLRDAYVHFTGDDDINGMFYPHKASKELRACADFASNSFAFGLQNALSMYLSKTYKAFPYHEEILISEKKKATDFRKIHSVQLGYLGDLPDVDPEAANYDSVEQYADTESQYDLGHKGAILWVTRRHILNDSIGLVKDMVKRMARSARKTHARYVWNFYINNATCPDGTAWFTTEHGNLGNNALDLAPLVTAITALANMTEPGPSAEKLGLDLATFNWHLVVPIDLWDLAVKKNQGRDYYESDDLTTKVPNPCQRLFGDRNERIVTCPFMTDTNDWGVIRDREDVPIVEMSYMWGHEEPEFIIEEGPTEEHVFTADKIGYKIRHEYGGTLAGHPGGYKSVVTE
- a CDS encoding AAA family ATPase encodes the protein METALKENPDIQREDYIYKETCARFFRYKKKFGETNETAADLMGKPPELVSKYLKNDLDSHAKMVIQGTIRNFLNHNERSNPLPEGPVFSTTTVSRDIWEVCQWVQKSGVMGLITGPAGVGKTMTISKYKKKHETALVLTCGVTVKCLGAILEAVAEKLGIKLYGRTNSIYLDRIGERLRETHRLLIFDEAHFLDWSAYEAIRQLWDLSQTGIVYVGQQRVLAQMRGKRNTYLYDQIFSRIAVRRQVGGDISRDDVKLIAGSFCPELDRRSIDFLHQKATGDGHFRTLTNVLKLTVQMSEMSQKPINLSLLQQAFRFLMA
- a CDS encoding cell division protein FtsL — encoded protein: MSNVSTIRLPKRAFIGNLAVGKKAKHKTARLSLPGGKIALACSLAICLLSLVALGSTITESESQGIVAGKQNKKLLSENHRLQQEWKYLKSPARIEQLAKCELGLQRPSKEQLVIIR
- a CDS encoding Mu transposase C-terminal domain-containing protein, encoding MSSNKKYLLTIIEFARYEGVTVKTVRRKIKSNVLSVVKVKGENGYRKNHPENRLHYSQLSTPEAQESALKDRGLLDPPKPEPQPVEEPKIYDLKPYQKEEADRREKIVKEKIEESKDVPLGKRTVWKRSFAKRHGISYRTSTRWEDAYKTGGYYALVPNWNAGDQKRIIDKKLAKFIEETYLKPYGPTIRATWEQACKWCDDRNQKPPSYRTVVDFINKKWTKGQRLLVRDKLEWDRLYRPFVRRDWEKEPVNGTWFGDAKQLDIWVIYRGKPIRPWITAWLDARSRKFVGHILWPTHNSWTIAQSFVYAVSKHGAPKTVYIDHGKDYKSTMLAGTKVKDGPTIKLFEGIEKTIILGAWRDSGCNVLYSAPYNPPEKNIESNWNGVNQICADLSAYCGNGKNRGLQKKALQDIKAGRGMEWEDFVSIFDQKMKERNAKPHSQTGVPPDSFYENFTPIIPSQELLDYLLMDVHLKKVKDSTVTIEGLVYRGEELWRLAGEEVEIRRDPQNITRAVIIYKGKVFGSAYLEQADHYKSAITLDSVKTARRIRKRTKKWRELVIENQDFIDDPLRMAVELDSEGTPRQRDIRPVDSKVVGINKKSRIAKDVKKALREGERQQQERKTAVGGGDSLISQLLSSFEREKDVEEAPRYRLVDLDIDD